In Lactococcus paracarnosus, a genomic segment contains:
- a CDS encoding PTS lactose/cellobiose transporter subunit IIA, translated as MTDKKNKTDKLDNLAACDQLNQLSMAILVHAGNARAHLVASLEALEALTFQDAQAQLADAKKEVVIAHGLQTDTLQMEASGNQIRYSTLFCHAQDTLMTAQSEILIGEHMVRLFQNLAENNIQKNTLESKEG; from the coding sequence ATGACAGATAAAAAAAATAAAACAGATAAACTAGATAATCTCGCAGCCTGTGATCAGCTAAATCAGCTGTCTATGGCAATTCTCGTTCATGCTGGCAATGCAAGAGCACATTTAGTCGCATCACTTGAGGCGTTAGAAGCACTAACATTTCAAGATGCGCAAGCGCAGTTAGCTGATGCCAAAAAGGAAGTCGTCATTGCCCACGGTTTACAAACAGATACCTTACAGATGGAAGCCTCAGGTAATCAAATCCGTTATTCAACGCTATTTTGTCACGCGCAAGATACCTTGATGACAGCACAGAGTGAAATTTTGATAGGCGAACACATGGTGCGTCTGTTTCAAAATTTGGCAGAAAACAACATACAGAAAAATACGTTAGAAAGTAAGGAGGGCTAG